In the Novosphingobium sp. 9 genome, one interval contains:
- a CDS encoding HpcH/HpaI aldolase/citrate lyase family protein, translating into MINPNRPRPRRSALFMPASNPRAIEKARSLPCDVVILDLEDAVAPDAKAAARAAAVEAVNAGGFGTRELVVRVNALDTAWGADDLAALSQTGVDAVLAPKVDSAEDVARFNAHLTGAHQGLALWAMIETCTAMLSLREIAASAATSRLGAFVVGTNDLAKEMRAERTPCRTPFLPFFSLTVAAARAHGLAVLDAVCNDFRDLDAFEAEARQGRMFGFDGKSLIHPAQIAPANAVFGPSPERIAQAQAILAAFALPENAGKGAVDIDGQMVERLHLEEAQALLAMAERISATD; encoded by the coding sequence ATGATTAACCCGAACCGTCCCCGTCCCCGTCGCAGCGCCCTGTTCATGCCGGCCTCTAACCCGCGCGCCATCGAGAAGGCCCGCAGCCTGCCCTGCGACGTGGTGATCCTCGATCTGGAGGATGCCGTGGCGCCCGATGCCAAGGCCGCTGCACGCGCAGCGGCAGTCGAAGCGGTCAACGCAGGCGGTTTCGGCACGCGGGAACTGGTGGTGCGGGTCAATGCCCTCGACACGGCATGGGGCGCGGACGATCTGGCAGCGCTTTCGCAGACCGGTGTCGATGCCGTGCTCGCCCCCAAGGTGGACAGTGCCGAGGATGTCGCCCGCTTCAACGCGCACCTCACCGGCGCGCATCAGGGCCTTGCGCTGTGGGCGATGATCGAGACCTGCACCGCCATGCTCTCGCTGCGGGAAATCGCGGCCAGCGCCGCCACGTCGCGCCTCGGTGCCTTCGTGGTCGGCACCAACGATCTCGCCAAGGAAATGCGCGCCGAGCGCACGCCCTGCCGCACGCCGTTCCTGCCGTTTTTCTCGCTGACGGTCGCGGCTGCCCGCGCGCATGGCCTCGCCGTGCTGGATGCGGTCTGCAACGACTTCCGCGACCTCGACGCCTTCGAGGCCGAAGCCCGGCAGGGGCGGATGTTCGGCTTCGACGGCAAGAGCCTGATCCACCCCGCGCAGATCGCCCCTGCCAATGCCGTGTTCGGCCCCTCGCCCGAGCGCATCGCGCAAGCACAGGCCATCCTCGCCGCTTTCGCCCTGCCCGAGAATGCAGGCAAGGGCGCGGTCGATATCGACGGGCAGATGGTGGAGCGCCTGCACCTCGAAGAAGCGCAGGCGCTGCTGGCGATGGCCGAGCGGATCTCGGCTACCGACTGA
- the prfB gene encoding peptide chain release factor 2: MRAEGQAHIDRIEKALALVRKFLDWDRALRRFDELNARVEDPTLWDKPKEAEAVMKERRRLEASIGAVKSISAEMNDAVEFVELGEMEGDEDTILEGLAALKALAERADQDKVTALLSGEADGNDTYLEVHAGAGGTESQDWAEMLQRMYTRWAERHGYKVELVDYHAGEAAGIKSCTLLIKGENAYGYAKTESGVHRLVRISPYDSSARRHTSFSSVWVYPVIDDSFEIEINPADLKIDTYRASGAGGQHVNTTDSAVRITHQPSGIVVASQIDRSQHKNREIAMGMLKARMFEAEMQKREEAASAEHANKSDIGWGHQIRSYVLQPYQQVKDLRTGVVSTAPGDVLDGALDPFMAAALSQRVTGEKVEVEDVD, translated from the coding sequence ATGCGTGCCGAAGGGCAGGCCCATATCGACCGCATCGAGAAGGCATTGGCCCTCGTTCGCAAGTTCCTCGACTGGGACCGCGCGCTGCGCCGGTTCGACGAGCTGAACGCGCGCGTCGAGGACCCCACTCTCTGGGACAAGCCCAAGGAGGCCGAGGCGGTCATGAAGGAGCGCCGTCGTCTGGAGGCGTCCATCGGCGCCGTGAAGTCGATCAGCGCCGAAATGAACGACGCGGTCGAGTTCGTCGAACTGGGTGAGATGGAAGGCGACGAGGATACGATCCTCGAAGGCCTTGCGGCGCTCAAGGCACTGGCCGAACGCGCCGATCAGGACAAGGTGACGGCACTGCTTTCGGGCGAGGCCGACGGCAACGATACCTATCTCGAAGTTCACGCAGGCGCCGGCGGCACCGAAAGCCAGGATTGGGCCGAGATGCTCCAGCGCATGTACACGCGCTGGGCCGAGCGTCATGGCTACAAGGTCGAGCTGGTCGATTATCACGCCGGTGAAGCCGCGGGCATCAAGAGCTGCACGCTGTTGATCAAGGGCGAGAACGCCTATGGCTATGCCAAGACCGAGAGCGGCGTTCACCGTCTGGTCCGCATCAGCCCCTATGACAGCTCGGCGCGTCGCCACACCAGCTTCTCGTCGGTCTGGGTCTACCCGGTGATCGACGACAGTTTCGAGATCGAGATCAATCCGGCGGACCTGAAGATCGATACCTACCGCGCTTCGGGTGCGGGCGGTCAGCACGTCAACACCACCGATTCGGCGGTGCGCATCACCCACCAGCCCTCGGGCATCGTGGTGGCCAGCCAGATCGACCGTTCGCAGCACAAGAACCGCGAAATCGCCATGGGCATGCTCAAGGCGCGCATGTTCGAGGCCGAGATGCAGAAGCGTGAAGAGGCCGCCAGTGCCGAGCACGCCAACAAGAGCGATATCGGCTGGGGCCACCAGATCCGCTCCTACGTGCTTCAGCCGTATCAGCAGGTGAAGGACCTGCGTACGGGTGTCGTCTCCACCGCGCCGGGCGATGTGCTCGACGGGGCTCTCGATCCCTTCATGGCGGCGGCGCTCTCGCAGCGCGTGACCGGCGAGAAGGTCGAGGTCGAAGACGTCGACTGA
- a CDS encoding class I SAM-dependent methyltransferase: MDASPLWRQAATIALGLSAGAVLAGCQQQNEEKRRPADVRDFPVADRPVSSVSDDFSSEVKRDSFHEATTVMDLARIEPGMTVADIGAGAGYYTVRLSPRVGRKGRVLAEDIEPDVIRDLGLRIERERLENVSIRLGAPEDPKLPDNSFDRIFLVHMYHEVTEPYAFAWHLRPALRPGGRVIVVETDRATDRHGIPPALLFCEMGSVGFRLTEFVRKPELQGYYAQFEVAGPRPEPSQIKPCRLSGTAQAVTS, from the coding sequence ATGGATGCGTCGCCTCTCTGGCGCCAGGCCGCGACGATCGCGCTGGGTCTGTCTGCGGGCGCGGTCCTTGCCGGCTGCCAGCAGCAGAACGAGGAGAAGCGGCGCCCCGCCGATGTGCGCGATTTTCCGGTTGCGGATCGCCCGGTCTCTTCCGTCAGCGACGATTTCTCCAGTGAGGTCAAGCGCGACAGCTTCCATGAAGCGACCACGGTGATGGACCTTGCCAGAATCGAGCCGGGGATGACCGTGGCCGATATCGGTGCGGGTGCCGGGTATTACACCGTGCGCCTTTCGCCGCGCGTCGGGCGCAAGGGGCGGGTCTTGGCCGAGGACATCGAGCCGGACGTGATCCGCGATCTGGGCCTGCGCATCGAGCGCGAGCGGCTGGAGAATGTCTCGATCCGCCTCGGCGCGCCCGAGGATCCGAAGCTGCCCGATAACAGCTTCGACCGCATTTTTCTTGTCCACATGTATCACGAAGTGACCGAGCCTTATGCCTTTGCATGGCATCTGCGCCCGGCGCTGCGCCCCGGCGGGCGCGTGATCGTGGTCGAAACCGACCGTGCCACCGACCGGCACGGTATTCCACCGGCCCTGCTTTTCTGCGAAATGGGCTCGGTGGGCTTTCGTTTGACCGAATTTGTCCGTAAGCCGGAACTGCAGGGTTACTATGCGCAGTTCGAGGTCGCAGGACCGCGGCCGGAACCGTCGCAGATCAAGCCATGCCGATTGTCTGGCACGGCGCAGGCGGTAACGAGCTGA
- a CDS encoding NAD(P)H-dependent flavin oxidoreductase translates to MGFKGLKPIVYGGREVWPLVEGGKGVAATNHMSSGAWAAAGGIGTVSAVNADSYDAEGKIVPQVYKELTRKARHEELIRYGIDGAVEQVRRAYEISNGQGAININVLWEMGGAQPILEGVLEQTQGMVTGVTCGAGMPYRLSEIAARFNVHYLPIVSSARAFRALWKRAYSKVPHLLGAVVYEDPWLAGGHNGLSNAEDPLKPENPYPRVKALRDTMRAEGISDDVPIVMAGGVWFLRDWDDWIENPELGSIAFQYGTRPLLTHESPIPQPWKDHLRTLEPGDVLLHRFSPTGFYSSAVRNPFLRSLEARSDRQIPYSKVEAGDHTVRLDVGVKGKNFWVTPGDLDRARSWSAQGFTDGLRTPDDTIIFVGPEERNMIRQDQADCMGCLSHCGFSSWKDHDDYTTGRLADPRSFCIQKTLQDIAHGGPIDDNLMFAGHAAYMFKKDPFYSNGFTPTVKELVDRILTGD, encoded by the coding sequence ATGGGTTTCAAGGGTCTCAAGCCGATCGTCTATGGTGGACGCGAGGTCTGGCCGCTCGTCGAGGGCGGTAAGGGCGTTGCCGCGACCAACCACATGAGCTCGGGCGCATGGGCCGCAGCCGGTGGCATCGGCACTGTCAGTGCGGTCAACGCCGACAGCTATGATGCCGAAGGCAAGATCGTCCCGCAGGTCTACAAGGAACTGACCCGCAAGGCGCGCCATGAAGAGCTGATTCGCTACGGCATCGACGGTGCGGTCGAGCAGGTCCGCCGGGCCTACGAGATCTCCAACGGTCAGGGCGCGATCAACATCAACGTCCTGTGGGAAATGGGCGGCGCGCAGCCGATCCTCGAAGGCGTGCTGGAGCAGACGCAGGGCATGGTCACGGGTGTGACCTGCGGTGCGGGCATGCCCTATCGCCTGTCCGAGATCGCGGCGCGCTTCAACGTGCATTACCTGCCGATCGTCAGCTCGGCCCGCGCTTTCCGCGCGCTGTGGAAGCGCGCCTACAGCAAGGTGCCGCACCTGCTGGGCGCGGTGGTCTACGAAGACCCGTGGCTGGCCGGTGGCCATAACGGCCTGTCGAACGCCGAAGATCCGCTCAAGCCCGAGAATCCCTATCCGCGCGTCAAGGCGCTGCGCGATACGATGCGGGCCGAGGGTATCTCGGACGACGTGCCGATCGTGATGGCGGGCGGCGTGTGGTTCCTGCGAGACTGGGACGACTGGATCGAGAACCCCGAGCTTGGCTCGATCGCCTTCCAGTACGGCACGCGCCCGCTGCTGACGCACGAGAGCCCGATCCCGCAGCCGTGGAAGGATCACCTGCGCACGCTGGAGCCGGGCGATGTCCTGCTCCACCGCTTCTCGCCGACCGGGTTCTATTCCTCGGCGGTGCGCAACCCGTTCCTGCGCAGCCTCGAAGCGCGCTCGGACCGGCAGATTCCCTATTCCAAGGTCGAGGCGGGCGATCATACCGTGCGCCTGGACGTGGGTGTGAAGGGCAAGAACTTCTGGGTGACGCCGGGCGACCTTGATCGTGCGCGTTCGTGGTCCGCTCAAGGCTTCACCGATGGTCTGCGCACGCCCGACGACACGATCATCTTCGTCGGCCCCGAAGAGCGCAACATGATCCGTCAGGATCAGGCCGACTGCATGGGCTGTCTGTCGCACTGCGGGTTCTCGTCGTGGAAGGACCATGACGACTACACCACAGGCCGCCTCGCCGATCCGCGCAGCTTCTGCATCCAGAAGACGCTTCAGGACATCGCCCACGGCGGCCCGATCGACGACAACCTGATGTTCGCAGGGCACGCGGCCTACATGTTCAAGAAGGACCCGTTCTATTCCAACGGCTTCACGCCGACGGTCAAGGAACTGGTCGATCGCATCCTGACCGGCGACTGA
- a CDS encoding ammonium transporter, translating into MIQIRRVSFDIAFLRPDRRTARPASAQAAFSAGTAVVTDSGDSALVIVCALLALLVVPGIALAYAGQVRAANILSATLQPLLVALAASLAWVIAGYTLAFGQVTSGWIGSGNAWMLLHLGNVRSGTTVPESAFALFQIAIAVGAPALLTGAWAGRARLGWAFTFCTLWSLAVLAPAAHWLWGGGWLFTSVGTLDWAGGLTLRTSAGVSALVCAAMLGRGRDHAHPSAPSPYALLAPLGAMLASLGLLGISAGWALGANDDSSSAIIAAYAGVAAGTLAWLLIGCLRREPLTAQDLARAVIAASAALSAPAGYVSPGGAIAIGVIATVLARFADRALARSPIDDRLGVFAGNAVAGAAGALLLAPFLNPTLGGTGYRAGMSLVAQLAAQGIGILVITVWSLVMSVILAVMISVIFPMRVSEDAELQGLDPSVHTRR; encoded by the coding sequence ATCATTCAGATACGGCGGGTTTCATTCGACATTGCTTTTCTCCGCCCTGACCGTCGCACTGCCCGCCCCGCGAGCGCGCAGGCGGCATTTTCCGCTGGCACCGCCGTTGTCACCGACAGCGGCGATAGCGCACTGGTCATCGTCTGCGCACTACTGGCACTGCTCGTCGTCCCCGGCATCGCGCTCGCCTATGCCGGACAGGTCAGGGCGGCAAACATCCTGTCGGCCACGCTCCAGCCGCTGCTGGTCGCTCTGGCGGCGAGCCTGGCATGGGTGATCGCCGGATATACCCTAGCCTTCGGCCAGGTAACATCGGGCTGGATCGGCTCGGGCAATGCCTGGATGCTGCTGCACCTCGGCAATGTGCGCAGCGGCACCACCGTTCCGGAAAGCGCCTTCGCGCTGTTCCAGATCGCCATTGCCGTTGGCGCCCCCGCGCTGCTGACGGGAGCATGGGCAGGTCGCGCGCGGCTCGGCTGGGCCTTCACCTTCTGCACGCTCTGGAGCCTCGCCGTGCTCGCTCCAGCGGCGCACTGGCTGTGGGGCGGAGGATGGCTTTTCACCTCGGTCGGCACGCTCGACTGGGCTGGCGGACTGACCTTGCGGACCAGTGCAGGCGTATCGGCCCTCGTCTGCGCGGCCATGCTGGGGCGCGGTCGCGACCACGCGCATCCGTCTGCGCCTTCGCCATATGCCCTGCTGGCCCCGCTGGGCGCGATGCTGGCCTCGCTCGGCCTCCTCGGCATCAGCGCAGGATGGGCACTGGGCGCCAACGACGATAGCTCCTCCGCCATAATCGCCGCCTACGCGGGCGTTGCCGCAGGAACACTGGCGTGGCTGCTGATCGGTTGCCTCCGACGCGAGCCCTTGACGGCGCAGGACCTTGCCCGCGCAGTGATCGCCGCCTCCGCCGCGCTTTCGGCACCGGCCGGATACGTGTCACCCGGCGGCGCCATCGCCATCGGCGTGATCGCGACGGTGCTCGCCCGCTTTGCCGACCGCGCCCTCGCCCGCTCACCGATCGACGACCGGCTCGGCGTCTTTGCGGGCAATGCCGTGGCCGGGGCGGCGGGTGCTCTGCTGCTCGCGCCGTTTCTGAACCCGACGCTTGGCGGCACCGGCTATCGCGCCGGGATGAGCCTTGTCGCGCAACTCGCCGCGCAAGGGATCGGCATCCTTGTCATCACCGTCTGGTCGCTGGTGATGAGCGTGATCCTCGCGGTGATGATCTCCGTCATCTTCCCCATGCGCGTGAGCGAAGACGCCGAATTGCAGGGGCTGGACCCTTCCGTTCACACCCGGCGCTGA
- a CDS encoding SH3 domain-containing protein, with protein MIRSIFSKTILVGLALVAAAGTGAAHAADDGKVPYWATISADKAFLRVGPGNTFRISWVYRRVGLPVKVIRREGPWRLIEDPSGTQGWMRDLLLSRKRGAIVIGDGLAEMRTGEGGAGGLAWKVEPGVTGMLGDCKQGWCSFDAGGHKGFAPEDRLWGTVAP; from the coding sequence ATGATTCGATCCATCTTCTCCAAGACGATTCTCGTCGGGCTTGCACTCGTTGCCGCCGCCGGGACCGGCGCTGCGCATGCCGCCGATGACGGCAAGGTGCCCTACTGGGCGACCATCTCGGCAGACAAGGCCTTCCTGCGGGTGGGGCCGGGCAACACGTTCCGGATCAGCTGGGTCTATCGCCGCGTCGGCCTGCCGGTGAAGGTGATCCGCCGTGAAGGTCCCTGGCGTCTGATCGAGGACCCTTCGGGCACGCAAGGGTGGATGCGCGACCTGCTGCTTTCGCGCAAGCGCGGGGCGATCGTCATCGGTGACGGGCTGGCGGAGATGCGGACCGGTGAAGGCGGCGCAGGCGGGCTCGCCTGGAAGGTCGAGCCGGGCGTCACCGGAATGCTCGGTGACTGCAAGCAGGGCTGGTGTTCGTTTGATGCAGGCGGCCACAAGGGTTTCGCGCCCGAAGATCGCCTGTGGGGAACTGTCGCCCCCTGA